The Arachis duranensis cultivar V14167 unplaced genomic scaffold, aradu.V14167.gnm2.J7QH unplaced_Scaffold_232527, whole genome shotgun sequence genome contains a region encoding:
- the LOC127744228 gene encoding uncharacterized protein LOC127744228, with protein sequence MAACGSLQHIFENKLLPENPTLIESLSWNQIKPVVVNPLEHQQHSFTEIFGELHFKETTLISSSSNYTKLNQNNSEDFGESRNNKSRRHKSSDSFSSWSSESHAAAQVSEEYNDCYGGGGGEHWRRSSRMSSGGGNSYPPPISSIGRSGKPGVLFRSFRSNGRFVLEEIRVPSQEFLHASREDGRLKLHFIHPDDDDDDEFLEEEEEEDDVDEEQEEEEE encoded by the coding sequence ATGGCAGCTTGTGGGAGCCTTCAGCATATATTTGAGAATAAGCTGTTACCAGAAAATCCAACACTGATTGAATCCCTTTCATGGAACCAAATCAAACCAGTAGTAGTGAATCCCTTAGAGCATCAACAGCACTCTTTCACTGAGATATTTGGTGAACTCCATTTCAAGGAGACTACTCTAATATCATCGTCATCAAATTACACAAAGCTAAACCAGAATAACAGTGAAGATTTTGGTGAATCAAGGAACAACAAAAGCAGGAGGCACAAGAGCAGTGACAGCTTTTCATCTTGGAGTTCTGAAAGCCATGCAGCAGCACAAGTTTCAGAAGAATATAATGATTGCTATGGTGGTGGCGGTGGGGAACATTGGAGGAGGTCATCAAGGATGAGTAGTGGTGGAGGGAACTCTTACCCTCCTCCAATTTCAAGCATAGGGAGGAGTGGGAAGCCTGGGGTTTTGTTCAGATCATTCAGGAGTAATGGCAGGTTTGTCTTGGAAGAGATACGGGTACCATCACAGGAGTTCTTACATGCTTCTAGAGAGGATGGAAGATTGAAGCTCCATTTTATTcatcctgatgatgatgatgatgatgagtttctagaagaagaagaagaagaagatgatgttgatgaagaacaagaagaagaagaggagtag